A window of Dickeya zeae NCPPB 2538 contains these coding sequences:
- a CDS encoding DUF3053 domain-containing protein has protein sequence MMLADYRSRWLLPVVMLVVALQLSACGDKDKDARQAFITFLQGISQQEGRQLPALTEQQKQSFGRFTQDYAVMTDFNQQLDQALAGSLTPVLDVISHIRVPQDYMTQRDNLRQTLGGLNMLSPQVQNAKTLADNARRALKQTEELQSVYDKVYNRAVSLPANAMVTVVPASTSFAQSVVQVGEYLQAQGNQVVFGNNGVQFHTQQQVDQYNSLMTDIANQQQKLFTTLKSQNFLPH, from the coding sequence ATGATGTTGGCGGATTACCGTTCGCGCTGGCTGCTGCCAGTGGTTATGTTGGTTGTGGCATTGCAACTGTCGGCCTGCGGCGACAAGGATAAGGATGCTCGTCAGGCGTTCATCACTTTCCTGCAGGGAATTTCACAACAGGAAGGGCGTCAGTTGCCAGCGTTGACCGAACAGCAGAAACAGAGCTTCGGGCGCTTTACCCAGGATTACGCTGTGATGACCGATTTCAACCAGCAGTTGGATCAGGCATTAGCGGGCAGCCTGACACCGGTGCTGGATGTGATATCCCACATTCGTGTACCGCAGGATTACATGACGCAACGCGATAACCTGCGTCAGACGCTTGGTGGCCTGAATATGCTAAGCCCGCAGGTGCAGAACGCCAAAACACTGGCGGATAACGCCCGCCGTGCGCTCAAACAGACGGAAGAATTGCAGTCGGTGTATGACAAGGTCTACAACCGCGCGGTTTCTTTGCCCGCCAACGCGATGGTGACCGTGGTGCCAGCCAGCACGTCATTTGCGCAGAGCGTTGTGCAGGTAGGGGAATATCTCCAGGCACAGGGCAACCAGGTGGTATTCGGTAACAACGGCGTACAGTTCCACACCCAGCAGCAGGTGGATCAGTACAACAGCCTGATGACGGACATTGCTAACCAACAGCAAAAACTGTTCACCACCCTCAAGTCTCAGAATTTCCTGCCCCACTAA
- a CDS encoding ABC transporter permease has protein sequence MRKLINYQPLPLTRGMMGFLPLLALLLVYLMASDARLAVNAADKLLPGLGAMAQAMHRMAFEPNERTGEYLLWVDTAASLLRLLTGVGLSAVLALVFGLLCGALPAVRATLSPLITLFALIPPLAVLPILFIVFGLGEVSKVVLIMVGITPFIVRDLQLYIQSLPQEQLVKAQTLGGHSGQILWRVILPQLMPRLLDAVRLSLSSAWLFLIAAEAIAATEGLGYRIFLMRRYLAMDVILPYVAWITVLAFLLDVLLRAISRRGWPWYYAK, from the coding sequence ATGCGCAAATTGATTAACTACCAGCCGTTACCGCTGACGCGCGGGATGATGGGGTTTCTGCCGCTACTGGCGCTGCTGCTGGTCTACCTGATGGCGTCTGACGCCCGGCTGGCGGTGAACGCCGCTGACAAACTGCTGCCAGGCCTGGGTGCGATGGCGCAAGCCATGCACCGTATGGCGTTTGAACCCAACGAGCGCACCGGCGAATACCTGCTGTGGGTCGACACCGCCGCCAGCCTGCTGCGGCTGTTGACCGGCGTGGGCTTAAGCGCTGTGCTGGCGCTGGTCTTCGGGCTGCTATGCGGCGCGCTCCCGGCGGTGCGCGCCACCCTGTCGCCGCTGATCACCCTGTTTGCGTTGATCCCACCGCTGGCGGTGCTACCGATCCTGTTCATCGTTTTCGGGCTGGGCGAGGTCTCCAAGGTGGTGTTGATTATGGTGGGTATCACGCCATTCATCGTGCGGGATCTGCAACTCTACATCCAGAGCCTGCCGCAGGAACAGTTGGTGAAAGCGCAAACCCTCGGCGGCCACAGCGGCCAAATTCTGTGGCGGGTGATCCTGCCACAGCTGATGCCGCGTTTGCTGGACGCCGTACGCCTGTCGCTCAGCTCCGCCTGGCTGTTTCTGATCGCCGCCGAAGCTATCGCCGCCACCGAAGGGTTGGGCTACCGCATCTTCCTGATGCGCCGCTATCTGGCGATGGACGTCATTCTGCCCTACGTCGCCTGGATAACCGTGCTGGCGTTTTTGCTTGATGTCCTGTTGCGGGCCATCAGCCGTCGCGGCTGGCCCTGGTATTACGCGAAATAA
- a CDS encoding methyl-accepting chemotaxis protein — protein MAIKFENIKVGRKLGLGFSLILLLTVIIAAVSVRYIETLKGRFEKVIFSNQINDEVTEARYYRALYSASYSPDSIKENSKHIDNIVKLISSIQDKPWRGDYNERLDNISKLIALYKERQKNYTDAVAKKDAVRKSWNLSDSEKPLKQIEQQVAGNIPLQLQLTSLHQKLVNVRYLVRGLLLSLNSDSEKPLIAALDDAQKGLSQFIQALTPEQQEIMAPVVSTLSTYKTQILAYLPAYTVEVEQAKQLGETANQLLDTVDKMVAEETAATQSDITSAEWQIAITSVITLILGALIAWYISHLITRPLNSTVAIAESIATGDLTVAIETTRRDELGMLFGAMAKMKANLHNMIDDIRMGVTQITTAASEIVTGNNDLAARTESQAASVEETAASMEQLTSTVKQNAANAHQANKLVLDATHTAQEGGKLVADVVQTMSDIEGSSKRIAEITSVINGIAFQTNILALNAAVEAARAGEQGRGFAVVANEVRNLAQRSSQAAKEIEGLISTSVEQVSKGAHLVHSAGKTMQEIVTAVTHVHDIMGEITVASDEQSRGIAQVNQAIVEMDSTTQQNAALVQQSSAAASSLEEQAMVLSNAVSVFRLSSTHELAPASHGLPFASHQQQLSYKR, from the coding sequence ATGGCTATAAAATTCGAAAATATCAAAGTAGGCAGGAAGTTAGGATTAGGTTTCTCCTTGATCCTATTACTGACTGTCATTATTGCGGCCGTGAGTGTCCGCTATATTGAAACACTGAAAGGGCGTTTTGAAAAAGTTATCTTCAGCAACCAAATCAATGATGAAGTTACTGAAGCCCGTTATTATCGCGCACTGTATAGTGCCAGCTATAGTCCAGATAGCATTAAAGAAAATAGTAAACACATTGATAATATTGTTAAATTAATTTCTTCTATTCAGGATAAACCCTGGCGTGGCGATTATAATGAGCGTCTGGATAATATCAGCAAGCTGATTGCCCTATATAAAGAGCGTCAGAAAAATTACACTGACGCCGTAGCCAAAAAAGATGCCGTCAGAAAAAGCTGGAACCTGTCCGACTCTGAAAAGCCGCTCAAACAAATAGAACAACAGGTCGCTGGTAACATACCGCTGCAGTTACAACTGACCTCATTGCACCAAAAGCTGGTGAACGTGCGCTATCTGGTGCGTGGTCTGCTGTTATCGTTAAATAGCGATTCGGAAAAACCGCTGATTGCGGCGCTGGACGATGCACAAAAAGGCCTCAGCCAATTTATTCAAGCCCTGACGCCGGAACAGCAGGAAATCATGGCACCGGTTGTCTCTACCCTGTCGACCTATAAAACGCAGATTCTGGCATACCTCCCGGCTTATACGGTGGAGGTAGAACAGGCCAAACAACTGGGTGAAACGGCTAATCAATTACTCGACACAGTCGATAAGATGGTCGCAGAGGAAACCGCTGCTACCCAGAGCGATATCACCAGTGCCGAATGGCAGATTGCCATTACCTCAGTAATTACCCTGATACTCGGCGCGCTGATTGCCTGGTATATCTCGCACCTGATTACCCGTCCATTAAACAGTACCGTAGCTATTGCTGAAAGTATCGCCACTGGCGATCTGACCGTTGCGATTGAAACCACACGCCGCGACGAACTGGGTATGCTGTTTGGCGCGATGGCAAAAATGAAGGCCAACCTGCATAACATGATCGATGATATTCGGATGGGGGTCACTCAGATAACCACCGCCGCCAGCGAAATTGTCACCGGCAATAACGATCTGGCCGCCCGCACCGAATCTCAGGCCGCATCGGTAGAAGAAACCGCTGCCAGCATGGAGCAGCTCACGTCTACCGTGAAACAGAACGCCGCTAACGCCCACCAGGCCAACAAACTGGTGCTGGACGCCACGCACACCGCGCAGGAAGGCGGCAAACTGGTAGCCGATGTGGTGCAAACCATGTCCGATATCGAAGGCAGTTCCAAACGCATCGCGGAAATCACCTCTGTTATCAACGGCATTGCGTTCCAGACCAATATTCTGGCGCTTAACGCCGCGGTAGAGGCAGCCCGTGCGGGTGAGCAGGGTCGTGGTTTCGCCGTGGTCGCCAATGAAGTGCGTAACCTGGCACAGCGTAGTTCGCAGGCAGCCAAAGAGATTGAAGGCTTGATTTCCACCTCGGTCGAGCAGGTATCGAAAGGAGCGCATCTGGTGCACTCGGCGGGTAAAACCATGCAGGAGATCGTGACAGCGGTAACGCATGTACACGATATCATGGGGGAAATCACGGTCGCGTCCGATGAGCAAAGTCGCGGCATCGCGCAGGTGAATCAGGCCATTGTCGAGATGGACAGCACCACTCAGCAAAACGCCGCACTGGTGCAGCAATCATCCGCTGCCGCCAGCTCGCTGGAAGAGCAGGCTATGGTGCTCTCCAACGCCGTATCGGTTTTCCGCCTCTCATCCACACATGAGTTGGCACCCGCGAGTCACGGTTTGCCATTCGCCAGTCACCAACAACAGCTGTCTTATAAGCGTTAA
- a CDS encoding urea amidolyase associated protein UAAP1, producing the protein MHNTPHTMNEHYLTELPAGSHWSLLMRRGTALRLTDIEGGANVGMLFYNPENTLERYNAPDTLKCQHTFRLTTGHCLYSDMGRIFCGIEADGFGWHDTVCGTANAQQVARQFGELNYQQARNERHQNGYDSFLVELAKYGLGKRDMAACVNFFAHVGSDDNGNLRLEQQGKAGASVTLRFAMDTLVILHTCPHPLSTATDYPRHPVRLTLDYQRAPLPAICLERPENQRGLRNNTLYYLAEQPQGV; encoded by the coding sequence ATGCACAATACCCCACACACCATGAATGAGCATTATCTCACCGAGTTGCCCGCCGGGTCGCACTGGTCGCTGCTGATGCGGCGCGGTACTGCGCTGCGTCTGACCGACATCGAAGGCGGAGCCAACGTCGGTATGCTGTTCTACAACCCGGAAAATACGCTGGAGCGCTACAACGCACCGGATACGCTCAAATGCCAGCACACGTTTCGCCTGACAACCGGGCACTGCCTGTATTCGGATATGGGGCGCATTTTCTGCGGTATCGAAGCCGACGGCTTCGGCTGGCATGACACCGTATGCGGCACCGCCAATGCCCAGCAGGTGGCGCGTCAGTTTGGCGAGCTGAACTACCAGCAAGCCCGCAATGAACGTCACCAAAACGGCTACGACAGCTTTCTGGTGGAACTGGCCAAATACGGTCTCGGCAAGCGCGACATGGCGGCGTGCGTCAACTTTTTCGCTCACGTTGGTAGCGATGACAACGGAAACCTGCGGCTTGAGCAACAGGGTAAAGCCGGTGCCAGTGTCACGCTGCGCTTCGCCATGGACACACTGGTCATTCTGCACACCTGCCCGCACCCGCTTAGCACCGCTACCGATTATCCGCGTCATCCGGTGCGTCTGACGCTGGATTATCAGCGCGCACCGCTACCGGCTATCTGTCTGGAGCGCCCGGAAAACCAGCGCGGGCTTCGCAACAACACACTTTATTATCTGGCTGAACAGCCACAAGGAGTCTGA
- a CDS encoding MltR family transcriptional regulator, with the protein MRSHAPVESAAPPRRGSTVRRINVREATMDDTQAFENRVLESLNASKTVRSFMLMAVELLAEAVSLLMLQVFRKDDYAVKYAVEPLLSGSGPLGELSVRLKLIYGLGMISRKEYEDTELLMALGEELTHDEHEYRFTDDEILGPVSELHCVSSLPQPMPSPGVEPDDALLAAMQQQRYQQMVRSTLVLSLTELIAGISLKKAF; encoded by the coding sequence ATGAGAAGCCATGCTCCCGTGGAGTCAGCCGCTCCACCGCGCAGGGGCAGTACTGTGCGCAGAATTAATGTACGAGAAGCGACGATGGACGATACGCAGGCATTTGAAAACCGGGTACTGGAATCCCTGAATGCATCGAAAACGGTCAGAAGTTTTATGCTGATGGCCGTCGAGTTATTGGCGGAAGCGGTCAGCCTGTTGATGTTGCAGGTATTCCGCAAGGACGACTATGCCGTAAAGTACGCCGTCGAACCTTTGTTATCCGGCAGCGGGCCGTTGGGTGAATTATCCGTACGGCTAAAGCTGATTTACGGGCTGGGCATGATTAGCCGTAAAGAGTATGAAGACACCGAACTGTTGATGGCACTGGGTGAGGAATTGACTCACGATGAGCATGAGTACCGGTTTACGGATGATGAAATCCTGGGGCCGGTTAGTGAGTTGCACTGCGTGAGCAGCTTACCCCAGCCGATGCCGTCGCCGGGTGTTGAACCTGATGATGCATTACTGGCGGCGATGCAGCAGCAGCGTTACCAGCAGATGGTGCGCTCCACACTGGTGCTATCGTTGACGGAACTTATCGCGGGCATCAGCCTGAAAAAAGCCTTCTGA
- a CDS encoding PTS mannitol transporter subunit IICBA, which translates to MLSPDTKVKVQNFGRFLSNMVMPNIGAFIAWGIITALFIPTGWIPNATLAKLVGPMITYLLPLLIGFTGGRLVGGERGGVVGAITTMGVVVGSDIPMFLGAMIAGPLGGWAIKHFDAAVDGKIKSGFEMLVNNFSAGIIGMLLAILSFLAIGPLVEALSHVLAAGVHLMVQNNLLPLASIFVEPAKILFLNNAINHGIFSPLGIQQATEAGKSIFFLIEANPGPGMGVLVAYMLFGRGNAKQSAPGAAIIHFLGGIHEIYFPYVLMNPRLILAVILGGMTGVFTLGVLNGGLVSPASPGSILAVLAMTPKGAYFANITAIAAAFAVSFVVSSILLKSSKVKDDEELEQATRRMQEMKSASKGQAVGGVSGDLSTVRKIIVACDAGMGSSAMGAGVLRKKVQDAGLQAISVTNCAINNLPDDVDLVITHRDLTERAMRHAPQAQHISLTNFLDSHLYSDLVARLQAAQAGNVKPAQAAPAAVQAAAPQTLFQLTEKNVFLNLQAADKEQAIRFAGEQLVKGGYVEPAYVDAMLEREKLTSTYLGESIAVPHGTIEAKDRVLKTGVVFCQYPQGVRFGDDEDDVARLVIGIAARNNEHVQVITNLTSALDDESVIERLAQTQSVQDVLDLLGGKSPA; encoded by the coding sequence ATGCTCTCACCAGATACCAAGGTCAAAGTGCAGAATTTTGGCCGTTTCCTGAGCAATATGGTGATGCCGAATATCGGCGCCTTTATTGCCTGGGGGATTATCACAGCACTGTTTATTCCTACCGGATGGATCCCTAACGCGACGCTGGCCAAACTGGTCGGCCCGATGATCACCTACCTGCTGCCGCTGCTGATTGGTTTTACCGGCGGACGTCTGGTCGGGGGTGAGCGTGGCGGCGTGGTCGGCGCGATTACCACCATGGGTGTGGTGGTTGGTTCCGATATTCCCATGTTCCTCGGTGCCATGATTGCCGGTCCGCTGGGCGGCTGGGCTATCAAACACTTTGACGCTGCCGTTGACGGCAAAATCAAAAGCGGCTTTGAGATGCTGGTTAACAACTTCTCCGCCGGTATCATCGGCATGCTGCTGGCGATTCTGTCTTTCCTGGCGATTGGTCCGCTGGTTGAGGCGTTGTCGCACGTTCTGGCTGCCGGTGTGCACCTGATGGTGCAAAACAATCTGTTGCCGCTGGCGTCGATTTTCGTTGAACCGGCGAAGATCCTGTTCCTGAATAACGCAATTAACCACGGTATCTTCTCGCCGCTGGGCATCCAGCAGGCGACGGAAGCCGGGAAATCTATCTTCTTCCTGATTGAAGCCAACCCAGGGCCGGGTATGGGTGTGCTGGTGGCCTACATGCTGTTTGGACGTGGTAACGCCAAACAGTCTGCACCGGGCGCGGCTATTATCCACTTCCTCGGCGGGATCCATGAAATCTACTTCCCGTATGTACTGATGAACCCGCGTTTGATCCTCGCTGTGATTCTCGGCGGGATGACCGGTGTGTTCACGCTGGGCGTGCTGAACGGCGGTCTGGTTTCTCCGGCGTCACCGGGTTCTATTCTGGCGGTGCTGGCGATGACGCCAAAAGGCGCATACTTCGCCAATATTACGGCGATCGCCGCAGCGTTTGCGGTCTCTTTTGTGGTGTCGTCTATCCTGCTGAAAAGCAGCAAAGTGAAGGATGATGAAGAACTGGAGCAGGCGACCCGTCGCATGCAGGAGATGAAATCGGCGTCCAAAGGTCAGGCTGTCGGCGGTGTGAGCGGCGATCTGAGCACTGTGCGTAAAATCATCGTCGCCTGTGACGCCGGTATGGGTTCCAGCGCGATGGGTGCCGGGGTGCTGCGCAAGAAAGTGCAGGATGCAGGTTTACAGGCTATTTCGGTGACCAACTGCGCTATCAATAACTTGCCGGATGATGTGGATCTGGTGATCACGCACCGTGATCTGACCGAGCGCGCCATGCGCCACGCACCGCAGGCACAGCATATTTCGCTGACCAACTTCCTCGATAGCCATCTGTACAGCGACCTGGTCGCTCGTTTACAGGCAGCGCAGGCGGGCAATGTTAAGCCGGCTCAGGCGGCTCCTGCTGCTGTGCAGGCGGCGGCCCCGCAGACACTGTTTCAACTGACGGAGAAAAACGTCTTTCTGAACCTGCAGGCGGCAGATAAAGAACAGGCTATCCGTTTTGCTGGTGAACAACTGGTAAAAGGGGGTTACGTTGAGCCTGCGTATGTCGATGCGATGCTGGAACGTGAGAAACTGACCTCGACGTATTTGGGTGAGTCTATCGCCGTACCGCACGGGACGATTGAAGCCAAAGACCGGGTACTGAAAACCGGCGTGGTGTTCTGCCAGTACCCGCAAGGGGTGCGTTTTGGCGACGATGAAGACGATGTGGCCCGTCTGGTGATTGGTATTGCCGCACGTAATAACGAACATGTGCAGGTTATCACTAACCTCACCAGTGCGTTGGATGACGAGTCGGTGATAGAACGGCTGGCTCAAACGCAGAGCGTGCAGGATGTCCTTGACCTGCTCGGTGGCAAGTCCCCTGCCTGA
- a CDS encoding urea amidolyase associated protein UAAP2, producing the protein MIKTSQRDPATAVYRATVQAGDYWLHRLEAGQTLRITDLEGNQAADTLFYNADDTAERYSMSDTLRGQGNVFLTTGSVLRSNEDRPMLEIVADTCGRHDTLGGACATESNTVRYDLEKRHMHACRDSWMLAVAQHPEYHLTKRDITHNINFFMNVPVTPDGGLTFADGISAPGKYVEMVAKMNVLVLISNCPQLNNPCNGYNPTPIDIAIW; encoded by the coding sequence ATGATAAAGACCAGTCAACGCGACCCCGCCACGGCGGTTTACCGCGCCACCGTTCAGGCTGGCGACTACTGGTTACACCGCCTCGAAGCCGGTCAGACGCTGCGTATTACCGACCTCGAAGGCAATCAGGCCGCCGATACCCTGTTCTACAATGCTGACGATACCGCTGAACGCTACAGCATGAGCGACACCCTGCGCGGCCAGGGTAATGTCTTCCTCACCACTGGCAGCGTACTGCGTTCCAATGAAGACCGCCCGATGCTGGAAATCGTGGCGGATACCTGCGGCCGTCATGACACGCTCGGTGGCGCGTGTGCCACCGAGAGCAACACGGTGCGCTATGATCTGGAAAAACGCCACATGCATGCCTGCCGCGACAGCTGGATGCTGGCGGTAGCACAACACCCGGAGTATCACCTGACCAAACGCGACATCACCCACAACATCAATTTCTTTATGAACGTACCGGTCACGCCGGACGGCGGGCTGACCTTTGCCGACGGTATCTCCGCACCGGGGAAATACGTGGAAATGGTGGCCAAAATGAACGTACTGGTGCTGATCTCCAATTGTCCGCAGTTGAATAACCCCTGCAACGGCTACAACCCCACACCGATCGATATCGCTATCTGGTAA
- a CDS encoding ABC transporter ATP-binding protein codes for MSLLTLKNLRKEYDGQVVLERLNISVEEGEFVSIVGASGCGKTTFLKMLLGTESPSSGQLLLDGEPMPQEPDEHRGVVFQRYSVFPHLRVVENVMIGAEFAEARWLGRVWGKRRQALRDQAMAMLRQVGLEQSAQKYPHQLSGGMQQRLALAQALIKRPRILLLDEPFGALDPGIRAEMHQLISQLWQEHRLTIFMITHDLKEGFSLGSRLWVFDKLRQDPQAPDAFGASITYDLPLERAPAGVRASVGELIDRQRHVA; via the coding sequence ATGTCGTTATTAACGCTAAAAAATCTCAGAAAAGAGTACGACGGTCAGGTGGTGCTGGAACGGCTCAACATCTCCGTTGAAGAGGGCGAGTTCGTTTCTATTGTCGGTGCCTCCGGCTGTGGCAAAACCACGTTTCTCAAGATGCTGCTCGGCACCGAAAGCCCCAGTAGCGGCCAGTTGCTACTCGATGGCGAGCCGATGCCACAAGAGCCAGATGAACATCGCGGCGTGGTCTTCCAGCGCTACTCGGTGTTCCCTCATCTGCGGGTGGTGGAAAACGTGATGATTGGCGCGGAGTTTGCCGAAGCGCGTTGGCTCGGCCGGGTATGGGGCAAGCGCCGCCAGGCGCTTCGTGATCAGGCGATGGCAATGCTGCGTCAGGTCGGGCTGGAGCAATCCGCCCAGAAATATCCGCATCAGTTATCCGGTGGCATGCAACAACGGCTGGCGCTGGCGCAAGCGTTGATTAAGCGCCCACGCATTTTGCTGCTGGATGAACCGTTCGGTGCGCTTGACCCCGGCATCCGTGCCGAAATGCACCAATTGATCAGCCAGTTATGGCAGGAACACCGCCTGACCATTTTCATGATCACCCATGACCTTAAAGAGGGATTTTCACTCGGGTCACGCCTATGGGTGTTCGACAAGCTCCGTCAGGACCCACAAGCACCAGACGCCTTTGGCGCCAGCATCACCTATGACCTGCCATTGGAGCGCGCACCAGCCGGTGTGCGGGCTTCGGTGGGAGAACTGATTGACAGGCAGCGGCACGTCGCCTGA
- a CDS encoding mannitol-1-phosphate 5-dehydrogenase, with amino-acid sequence MKALHFGAGNIGRGFIGKLLADAGVGLTFADVNQPLLDAINQHGSYPVRIVGEQQRVETVSQVSAVHSGGAQAVALIAEVDLVTTAVGPQILAKIAGTIAQGLIKRQENGNTAPLNIIACENMVRGTSQLKEHVLAQLPQETQAWVAQHVGFVDSAVDRIVPPADAGESNPLAVTVETFSEWIVDKTQFNGEPPAITGMELTDNLMAFVERKLFTLNTGHAITAYLGQRAGHGTIRDAILDPAIRRVVQGAMEESGAVLIRRYGFDAEKHQAYIRKILTRFENPWLHDEVERVGRQPLRKLSAGDRLIKPLLGTLEYGLPHDNLIQGIAAAMHYRSEQDPQAQELATLIATQGPQVALAQISGLDADSEVVGKAVSVYNAMQ; translated from the coding sequence ATGAAAGCATTACATTTTGGGGCCGGTAACATTGGCCGTGGTTTTATCGGCAAGCTGTTGGCGGATGCAGGCGTTGGCCTGACGTTTGCGGATGTGAACCAGCCGCTGCTGGATGCCATCAATCAGCACGGTAGTTATCCGGTGCGTATCGTCGGTGAACAGCAGCGTGTGGAAACGGTCAGCCAGGTTAGCGCGGTACACAGCGGTGGGGCGCAGGCGGTCGCGCTGATTGCTGAGGTCGATCTGGTGACAACGGCGGTGGGGCCGCAGATCCTGGCGAAGATTGCCGGTACCATTGCTCAGGGGTTGATAAAGCGTCAGGAAAACGGCAATACCGCGCCGCTGAATATCATCGCCTGTGAGAACATGGTGCGTGGTACCAGCCAGCTCAAAGAGCATGTGCTGGCGCAACTGCCGCAAGAGACGCAGGCGTGGGTGGCACAGCACGTCGGCTTTGTGGATTCGGCGGTAGACCGTATTGTCCCTCCTGCCGATGCGGGCGAATCCAACCCGCTGGCGGTGACGGTGGAAACCTTCAGTGAATGGATCGTGGATAAAACCCAGTTCAACGGTGAGCCGCCAGCGATAACCGGTATGGAACTGACCGATAACCTGATGGCTTTTGTTGAGCGTAAGCTGTTCACCCTGAATACCGGCCACGCGATTACCGCCTATCTTGGCCAGCGCGCCGGGCACGGCACTATTCGTGACGCCATTCTGGACCCGGCCATCCGCCGTGTGGTGCAAGGGGCGATGGAAGAGAGCGGCGCGGTATTGATTCGTCGGTATGGTTTTGATGCCGAGAAACATCAGGCATATATCCGCAAAATTCTCACCCGGTTTGAAAACCCGTGGTTGCACGATGAAGTCGAGCGTGTCGGTCGTCAGCCGCTGCGTAAACTCAGCGCTGGTGATCGCCTGATCAAGCCGTTGCTGGGTACGCTGGAATATGGCTTGCCCCATGACAACCTGATCCAGGGGATTGCTGCTGCGATGCATTACCGTAGCGAGCAGGATCCGCAGGCGCAGGAACTGGCGACGTTGATAGCCACACAAGGGCCACAGGTTGCGCTGGCGCAGATTTCTGGTCTGGATGCTGATAGCGAGGTTGTCGGAAAAGCGGTGAGTGTGTATAACGCCATGCAGTAA
- a CDS encoding putative urea ABC transporter substrate-binding protein, producing the protein MKTIQRLLLVCALALCSLGVQAADKPAFKLCWSIYAGWMPWDYAQQHGIIKKWADKYGIDIQFVQVNDYIESVNQYTSGGFDGCAMTNMDALTIPAAGGVDSTALIVGDYSNGNDGILIKGTNSLASLKGKPINLVQLSVSHYLLARALEKNGMSEKDIKVVNTADADLVAAFGTPDVQAIVTWNPLLAEAKKQPGSQLAFSSAQIPGEILDLLVVNTATLKKHPELGKALTGAWYETLQTMSGDSATAREARTAMGQASGTDLAGFDAQLAATHLFTTPKQTLEFVQNPQLKTTMQSVAEFSFRHGLLGDNAPSADVVGVSTPAGLWGNTGNVKLRFSDEFLKLAVDNKL; encoded by the coding sequence ATGAAAACGATTCAACGATTACTACTTGTTTGCGCACTGGCACTGTGCAGCCTCGGCGTACAGGCCGCTGACAAACCCGCGTTTAAACTCTGCTGGTCTATTTATGCCGGCTGGATGCCTTGGGATTACGCCCAACAGCACGGCATTATCAAAAAATGGGCCGACAAGTACGGCATTGATATCCAGTTTGTACAGGTCAACGATTATATTGAATCCGTTAACCAATACACCTCTGGTGGTTTTGACGGCTGCGCCATGACCAACATGGACGCGCTGACTATCCCTGCCGCAGGCGGCGTGGACAGCACCGCACTTATCGTCGGCGACTACTCAAACGGCAACGACGGCATTCTGATCAAAGGGACCAACAGTCTGGCGTCGCTCAAAGGCAAACCGATTAATCTGGTGCAACTGTCGGTCTCTCACTACCTGCTGGCCCGAGCGCTGGAAAAGAACGGCATGAGCGAAAAAGACATCAAGGTGGTGAACACCGCCGATGCTGATCTCGTCGCCGCCTTTGGTACGCCTGACGTACAGGCCATCGTCACCTGGAACCCGCTGCTGGCGGAAGCCAAAAAACAGCCGGGTAGCCAGCTGGCGTTTTCTTCCGCGCAAATCCCCGGTGAAATCCTCGATCTGCTGGTGGTCAACACCGCCACCCTGAAAAAACACCCGGAGTTGGGCAAAGCACTGACCGGCGCATGGTATGAAACCCTGCAAACCATGTCAGGCGACAGCGCTACCGCCCGTGAAGCCCGCACCGCCATGGGGCAAGCCTCGGGTACCGATCTGGCCGGGTTTGACGCACAACTGGCCGCTACCCACCTGTTCACCACCCCGAAACAGACGCTGGAGTTCGTTCAGAACCCGCAGTTGAAAACCACCATGCAGTCAGTCGCGGAGTTCTCCTTCCGTCACGGCTTGCTGGGTGACAACGCCCCCAGCGCAGACGTGGTCGGTGTCTCTACCCCGGCTGGCCTGTGGGGCAATACCGGCAACGTCAAACTGCGTTTTAGCGACGAGTTCCTGAAACTAGCCGTCGACAACAAGCTGTAA